A genomic window from Sulfurospirillum multivorans DSM 12446 includes:
- a CDS encoding metal-sulfur cluster assembly factor translates to MITKEAVYAAIETVIDPEVGFDIVALGLIYDVKIDTNQVLVTMTLSTKGCPLHELIQQWTKDAVLTIEEVEMCEIKIVWEPAWNISMASECVKKELCG, encoded by the coding sequence ATGATAACAAAAGAAGCGGTTTACGCTGCCATTGAAACCGTCATAGACCCTGAAGTTGGGTTTGATATTGTCGCTTTGGGGCTGATTTACGATGTTAAAATTGACACTAACCAGGTATTGGTTACGATGACGCTCTCCACCAAAGGTTGCCCTCTGCACGAGCTGATTCAGCAGTGGACGAAAGATGCGGTTTTAACGATAGAAGAGGTGGAGATGTGCGAGATCAAAATCGTGTGGGAACCTGCTTGGAACATCTCTATGGCGAGCGAATGTGTTAAAAAGGAATTATGTGGTTAA